The DNA segment GCTCGAGGATCGGCGCGTCGCGCAGCAGGTCGGCGACGCGGAACTGGGGCAGCCCCGACTGGCGCGTGCCGAAGAACTCGCCGGGGCCGCGCAGGCGCAGGTCGGCGTCCGCGATCTTGAAGCCGTCGGTGGTCTCGGTCATGGCGGCGATGCGCTCGCGCGCCTCCTCGCCCGGGCTCTCGCCGGTGAGCAGGATGCAGTAGGACTTCCAGGGCCCGCGCCCCACGCGCCCCCGGAGCTGGTGGAGCTGGGAGAGGCCGAAGCGCTCCGCGTGCTCGATCAGCATGACCGAGGCGTTGGGCACGTCGATGCCGACCTCGATGACCGTGGTGGAAACGAGGACGTGGATCTCGCCGGCCTTGAAGCGCCGCATGACCTCGTCCTTCTCGCCGAAGCTCATGCGGCCGTGCAGGAGGCCGACGGCCAGGTCGGGGAAGACGTCCTTCCGGAGGTGCTCGGCCATCTCGGTCGCCGCCTTGAGGTCCAGCGCGGCCGACTCCTCCACCAGCGGGTAGATCACGTACACCTGCCGGCCCGCCGCCACCTGCTCGCGCAGGAACTCGTAGATCTGCGGCCGCTTGCCCTCGGTCCGCGCGACCGTCACCACCGGACGGCGCCCCGGCGGCAGCTCGTCGAGCAGGGAGACGTCGAGGTCGCCGTAGAGCGTGAGCGCGAGGGTGCGGGGGATCGGCGTCGCCGTCATCACGAGGAGGTCGGGATGCTCGCCCTTGGCCCGCAGGCGCGCGCGCTGCTCGACGCCGAAGCGGTGCTGCTCGTCGACCACGGCCAGCCCGAGCCGGCGGAACTCCACGCCTTCCTGCACGAGGGCGTGCGTGCCGACGACGCACGCCAGGTCCCCCTCGGCGGCGGCCTTGAGCCGCCCCGCCCGCTCCCGGCCCTTCACGGCGGAGGTGAGGAGCGCGATGGGGAGGCCGAGCGGCGCCAGGAGCTGCTGGAACGTCATGAAGTGCTGCTCGGCGAGGATCTCGGTGGGGGCCATGACCGCGGCCTGGTAGCCCGCCTCGACCGCCGTCGCCACCGCGAGGGCGGCCACCACGGTCTTGCCCGAGCCCACGTCCCCCTGCAGCAGCCGGTGCATCGGGGAGGGCGCGGCCATGTCCGTCCGGATCTCGCTCCACACGCGGTCCTGGGCCGCGGTGAGCGCGAAGGGCAGGGCCGCCCGCAGGCGCCGCGCCAGCTCGCCGCGCGGGCTCATGGCGATGCCGCGCGCGCGGCTGGTGCGGGCGCGCAGGATGCCGAGGCCGAGCTGGAGCACCAGGAAGTCGTCGTAGGCGAGACGGCG comes from the Candidatus Methylomirabilota bacterium genome and includes:
- the recG gene encoding ATP-dependent DNA helicase RecG yields the protein MARSGPPAASPAPEGLLTPLQFLKGVGPQRARQLQRLGLETVEDALYFIPFRHEDRTRLTALSALEPGKTQSCAGTVVGISPPPRGRPRLPFSVMLRDATGYATASWFNAPYLERVFARGQRVVLYGKVVRYRGAIQIQHPDYEIVETGEDERIHSGRLVPIYHQTEGVGQRALRALMWRVVEAHAGGVADPLPEAVRARRQLPGLADSLRNAHFPQAEEALRTARRRLAYDDFLVLQLGLGILRARTSRARGIAMSPRGELARRLRAALPFALTAAQDRVWSEIRTDMAAPSPMHRLLQGDVGSGKTVVAALAVATAVEAGYQAAVMAPTEILAEQHFMTFQQLLAPLGLPIALLTSAVKGRERAGRLKAAAEGDLACVVGTHALVQEGVEFRRLGLAVVDEQHRFGVEQRARLRAKGEHPDLLVMTATPIPRTLALTLYGDLDVSLLDELPPGRRPVVTVARTEGKRPQIYEFLREQVAAGRQVYVIYPLVEESAALDLKAATEMAEHLRKDVFPDLAVGLLHGRMSFGEKDEVMRRFKAGEIHVLVSTTVIEVGIDVPNASVMLIEHAERFGLSQLHQLRGRVGRGPWKSYCILLTGESPGEEARERIAAMTETTDGFKIADADLRLRGPGEFFGTRQSGLPQFRVADLLRDAPILE